The proteins below are encoded in one region of Hordeum vulgare subsp. vulgare chromosome 3H, MorexV3_pseudomolecules_assembly, whole genome shotgun sequence:
- the LOC123444441 gene encoding gibberellin 2-beta-dioxygenase 3, producing MVVLAGTPAVDHIPLLRSPDPGDNFSGMPVVDLSRPGAPRAIADACERFGFFKLVNHGVALDAMDRLESEAVRFFSLPQADKDRSGPAYPFGYGSKRIGLNGDMGWLEYLLLAVDSASLPAASAVPSCALFRAALNEYIAAVRKVAVRVMEAMAEGLGIAPADALSAMVAAEGSDQVFRVNHYPPCHALQGLGCSATGFGEHTDPQLISVLRSNGTSGLQIALQSGHWVSVPSDRDAFFVNVGDSLQVLTNGRFKSVKHRVVANSLKSRVSMIYFGGPALTQRIAPLPQLLREGEQSLYKDFTWGEYKKAAYNSRLGDNRLAHFHR from the exons ATGGTGGTTCTCGCCGGCACGCCTGCCGTCGATCACATCCCGCTCCTCAGGTCCCCCGACCCCGGGGACAACTTCTCCGGCATGCCGGTCGTGGACCTGTCCAGACCTGGCGCGCCGCGGGCCATCGCCGACGCGTGCGAGCGCTTCGGCTTCTTCAAGCTCGTCAACCACGGGGTGGCCCTGGACGCGATGGACCGGCTCGAGTCGGAGGCCGTGAGGTTCTTCTCGCTGCCGCAGGCCGACAAGGACCGCTCCGGCCCGGCCTACCCGTTCGGCTACGGCAGCAAGCGCATCGGGCTCAATGGCGACATGGGGTGGCTCGAgtacctcctcctcgccgtcgactCCGCCTCGCTCCCCGCCGCCTCCGCCGTCCCGTCCTGCGCGCTCTTCCG GGCGGCGCTGAACGAGTACATCGCGGCGGTGAGGAAGGTGGCGGTGCGGgtgatggaggcgatggcggagGGGCTGGGCATTGCGCCGGCGGACGCGCTGAGCGCGATGGTGGCGGCGGAGGGCAGCGACCAGGTGTTCAGGGTGAACCACTACCCGCCGTGCCACGCGCTGCAGGGGCTCGGCTGCAGCGCCACCGGCTTCGGCGAGCACACCGACCCGCAGCTCATCTCCGTGCTGCGCTCCAACGGCACGTCCGGCCTGCAGATCGCGCTCCAGAGCGGCCACTGGGTGTCCGTGCCCTCCGACCGCGACGCCTTCTTCGTCAACGTCGGCGACTCCTTGCAG gtgctgaccAACGGGAGGTTCAAGAGCGTGAAGCACAGGGTGGTGGCCAACAGCCTAAAGTCTAGGGTTTCCATGATCTACTTTGGAGGGCCAGCATTGACACAGAGGATTGCACCATTGCCGCAGCTGCTGAGAGAGGGAGAGCAGAGCCTGTACAAGGACTTCACATGGGGCGAGTACAAGAAGGCTGCCTACAACTCCAGGCTCGGGGACAACAGGCTGGCTCACTTCCACAGGTAG